Genomic DNA from Halobaculum sp. CBA1158:
CCGTCCCGACGGGCGAACACGACGAAGAGCAGGTCCTGATGTCCGGCTCCGACGCCATCGCCTACGGCGCGATCGACGAGGGCTGTCGCTTCATCGCGGGCTACCCCATGACGCCGTGGACCGAGGTGTTCACGATCATGAGCCAGAACCTGCCCGAACTGGGCGGGATCTCCGAGCAGGTCGAAGACGAGATCGCCGCGGCCGCGCTCGCCATCGGCGCTTCCCACATGGGCGTCAAGGCGATGTCCGGCTCCTCCGGCGGCGGGTTCGCCCTGATGGGCGAGCCGCTCGGCCTCGCGGAGATGACCGAGACGCCGCTGGTGCTCATCGAGGCCATGCGCGCCGGCCCGTCGACGGGGATGCCCACCAAGCCCGAACAGGCCGACCTCGAGCACGTCCTGTACACGTCGCAGGGCGACTCCCAGCGCGTCGTGCTCGCGCCCGGCACCGTCGCCGAGGCGTACGAGGCGTCTCGGCGGGCGTTCCAGCTCGCCTACGAGTACCAGATCCCGACGATGATCGTCTACGACCAGAAGCTGTCGGGAGAGCTGACGAACGTCCCGGCCTCGCACTTCGACCGCGAGCCGAACCCGGACATCGGTGCGACGCTCACCGAGGAGGAACTGGCCGACCAGCCCCACACGGCCGACGGCAAGTTCCACCGCTTCCAGCACGAGGGCGAGAACGGCGTCTCGCCGCGCTCGGTGCCCGGCCAGAAGGCCGGCCGCTACCTCGCGACCGGCAACGAGCACAACCCGGCCGGCCACATCAGCGAGGACCCGGACAACCGGGTCGCGCAGATGGACCGTCGTCAGCGCAAGCTCGACGCCATCCGCGAGGACCTCGACGGCGACGGACTGCTCGTCGAGCACGGCCCCGAGGAGGCCGAGTACGGCGTCCTCACCTTCGGCTCCCAGCAGGGGACCGTCGAGGAGGCGGTCGACCGACTCAACGAGGACGGCCACTCGGTGAAGGCGCTGACCGTCGCCGAACTCGCGCCGTACCCGGCCGACGCGGTCCGCGCGTTCCTCGACTCCGTCGACGAGGCGCTGGTCGTCGAGATGAACGCCTCGGCGCAGTTCCGCGGCCTGACCCAGAAGGAGCTCGGCACGCACGGGGAGATGCTCTCCTCGCTGCTGAAGTACAACGGCAACCCCTTCGAGCCGGCGGAGATCGTCGAAGGGTTCACCACGAAGATCGTCGACGACGGGGAGCTCCCCGGCAACGAGACGAAGTTCGTGCCCGCGGCAGGTGACTGACAATGAGCGCATTCAGTGCAATCGGCGAGGAACGAGAGATCGACCGCAACGAGTACACGCCCGAGATCGAACCGCAGCCGACGTGGTGTCCAGGCTGTGGCGACTTCGGCGTCCTGAAGGCGCTGAAGGGCGCGCTGCCGGAGGTCGGCCGCACGCCCGAAGAGACGCTTCTCGTGACCGGAATCGGCTGCTCGGGTAAGCTGAACAGCTACCTCGACAGCTACGGATTCCACACGATCCACGGCCGCTCGCTGCCCGTCGCCCGCGCGGCGAAGCTCGCCAACCCCGACGTCGAGGTCGTCGCCGCCGGCGGCGACGGCGACGGCTACGGGATCGGCGGGAACCACTTCATGCACACCGCCCGGGAGAACCACGATATGACGTATATCGTGTTCAACAACGAGATCTTCGGCCTGACGAAGGGACAGACCTCCCCGACCAGTCCGAAGGG
This window encodes:
- a CDS encoding 2-oxoacid:acceptor oxidoreductase subunit alpha → MSDDELIWRIAGGSGDGIASTSQNFAKALMRSGLHVFTHRHYPSRIRGGHTYVEVRASADPVKSRGDGYNFLLALGDSFARNPQEEAYYGNEEVKPLSENLDELREGGVIVYDSGLLDPSEIPDFDERVEENDWHVYDIDLRSLARDQGREVMRNTAGVGVTCAITGIPLDAIEELMRDAMPEKILEPNVEIMETASDLVREEYDVDAPDVSVPTGEHDEEQVLMSGSDAIAYGAIDEGCRFIAGYPMTPWTEVFTIMSQNLPELGGISEQVEDEIAAAALAIGASHMGVKAMSGSSGGGFALMGEPLGLAEMTETPLVLIEAMRAGPSTGMPTKPEQADLEHVLYTSQGDSQRVVLAPGTVAEAYEASRRAFQLAYEYQIPTMIVYDQKLSGELTNVPASHFDREPNPDIGATLTEEELADQPHTADGKFHRFQHEGENGVSPRSVPGQKAGRYLATGNEHNPAGHISEDPDNRVAQMDRRQRKLDAIREDLDGDGLLVEHGPEEAEYGVLTFGSQQGTVEEAVDRLNEDGHSVKALTVAELAPYPADAVRAFLDSVDEALVVEMNASAQFRGLTQKELGTHGEMLSSLLKYNGNPFEPAEIVEGFTTKIVDDGELPGNETKFVPAAGD